The Dioscorea cayenensis subsp. rotundata cultivar TDr96_F1 chromosome 19, TDr96_F1_v2_PseudoChromosome.rev07_lg8_w22 25.fasta, whole genome shotgun sequence genome includes a window with the following:
- the LOC120284028 gene encoding non-specific lipid transfer protein GPI-anchored 6-like, with amino-acid sequence MASSTSLPMFLKLQMLVLITFCFVDFARSDFAADQAECTNQLVGLASCLSFVQQINIQCPTPDCCDDFSKVVRNIFKCLCVLIKDRDEPQLGIKVNITRALILPAKCHAPANVSNYPRVLRLPLDSTQAKDFNQFSDEMQGMAVNYAIISRKRHGTMANVSIETNNQSGGSNDVNQSGAKGIKLSQMVKGGGVGIGVLLSALSCVVLKWCFGLKRI; translated from the exons ATGGCAAGTTCCACATCCTTGCCCATGTTCCTTAAGTTACAGATGTTAGTGTTGATTACCTTTTGCTTTGTTGACTTTGCCCGATCAGACTTCGCTGCTGATCAAGCAGAGTGCACAAACCAGCTTGTTGGACTTGCCTCTTGTCTGTCGTTCGTCCAGCAAATCAACATCCAGTGTCCAACACCAGATTGTTGTGATGACTTCAGCAAGGTGGTCAGAAATATTTTCaagtgtttgtgtgttcttATCAAGGATAGGGATGAACCACAGCTTGGTATCAAGGTTAATATCACAAGGGCTCTTATTCTTCCTGCCAAGTGCCATGCACCAGCTAATGTTTCTAACTACCCAA GAGTGCTAAGGCTTCCTTTGGATTCGACGCAAGCTAAGGATTTCAACCAGTTTTCTGACGAAATGCAAGGGATGG CGGTGAACTATGCTATAATTTCAAGGAAAAGACATGGCACTATGGCAAATGTGAGCATTGAAACAAATAATCAAAGTGGTGGGAGCAATGATGTAAATCAGAGTGGTGCAAAGGGCATAAAACTGTCTCAAATGGTGAAGGGAGGAGGTGTTGGTATCGGAGTTCTCCTTTCCGCCCTCTCATGTGTGGTCTTAAAATG GTGTTTTGGTTTGAAGAGGATTTAA